The proteins below come from a single Tenuifilum thalassicum genomic window:
- a CDS encoding PorP/SprF family type IX secretion system membrane protein yields the protein MIRSKNIGVILVIVLLGLASGIRAQQQPLYSQYMLDPFLVNPAVAGAEGVTAVNLTARQQWIGYSEAPATYALSAQTRILKTSFRNRSRLIKTRVRRRRPSGRVGLGAFVFNDNNGRIHRTGFQATYAYHIYMRDYQISFGASLTSFQFKASVTSVDGYDQTNDPLLSGKTSKFAPDANFGVLLSSQKYYVGFSATSLFQSFIQFGGTNTEVAYRLLRQYYLVGGYRYQPYRSDFAIEPSVLFTTNERFQFGADLNIKGYYKNDYWAGISIRSTGAVVTMIGIKYQQFYFGYAFDYSFSDVSTFSKAGSHELMLGMKLGDTQRRYRWLNRF from the coding sequence ATGATTAGGAGTAAGAACATAGGGGTAATTTTAGTTATTGTGCTATTGGGTTTGGCAAGTGGGATAAGAGCACAGCAGCAACCTCTTTATAGCCAGTACATGCTTGACCCATTCCTGGTAAACCCTGCAGTTGCGGGAGCCGAAGGGGTTACTGCTGTTAACCTGACCGCCAGACAGCAGTGGATTGGTTACTCCGAAGCACCAGCCACCTATGCCCTAAGTGCCCAAACCCGTATTCTGAAAACCAGTTTCAGAAACCGAAGCCGTTTAATTAAAACACGTGTTCGCCGTCGTCGCCCTAGTGGACGTGTTGGACTGGGCGCATTCGTTTTTAACGACAATAACGGGCGAATACACCGTACCGGCTTTCAGGCTACCTATGCCTACCACATCTATATGAGGGATTACCAGATAAGCTTTGGCGCTTCTCTAACTAGCTTTCAGTTTAAGGCAAGCGTTACGTCGGTTGATGGTTACGACCAAACCAACGATCCTCTCCTTTCCGGTAAAACATCAAAATTTGCTCCCGATGCCAATTTTGGTGTTTTGCTTAGCTCGCAAAAATACTATGTGGGCTTCTCTGCAACCTCACTTTTCCAGAGCTTTATCCAGTTTGGCGGCACTAACACGGAGGTTGCCTATCGGTTACTCCGTCAGTACTACCTGGTAGGTGGCTACCGTTACCAACCCTACCGTAGCGATTTTGCCATAGAACCTTCGGTTCTATTCACTACCAACGAGCGTTTCCAGTTCGGTGCCGACCTGAACATTAAAGGGTACTATAAAAACGACTACTGGGCTGGTATATCAATTCGATCTACAGGAGCAGTGGTTACAATGATTGGTATTAAGTACCAGCAGTTCTACTTTGGATATGCTTTTGACTATAGTTTTTCCGATGTCTCCACATTCTCTAAAGCTGGTTCGCATGAGCTTATGCTTGGAATGAAACTTGGTGATACACAACGTCGTTACCGCTGGTTGAATAGATTCTAG
- a CDS encoding four helix bundle protein translates to MESRVSKSFEDLLVWQKAHALVLDIYRLTNKFPKDELYGLTQQIRNSSRSIAANIAEGYKKYGKLDKLRFYNISQGSLEETRYYIILSKDLGYIEESVYQVLIKQLIDISQLLNAYYNAIKKSI, encoded by the coding sequence ATGGAGAGTAGAGTTTCAAAATCCTTTGAAGATTTGTTAGTATGGCAAAAAGCGCATGCTCTCGTTTTAGATATTTATAGATTAACAAACAAATTTCCAAAGGATGAGTTGTATGGGTTAACACAACAAATTAGAAATTCTTCTCGTTCCATAGCAGCAAATATTGCTGAAGGTTACAAAAAGTATGGTAAACTTGATAAGTTAAGATTTTATAATATATCTCAGGGTAGTTTGGAAGAGACTCGTTATTATATAATTCTTTCAAAAGACTTAGGATACATTGAGGAGTCTGTTTATCAAGTTTTGATTAAGCAATTAATTGACATAAGTCAGTTACTTAACGCATATTATAACGCAATAAAGAAATCAATTTAA
- a CDS encoding aminotransferase class V-fold PLP-dependent enzyme, producing the protein METNSANNQQPSNINIKTLRADFPILSREVYGKPLVYLDNGATTQKPTCVLKTIEKFYNQINSNIHRGVHRLSDESTQEYENAREVVRKFLNARKTSEIIFTSGTTASINLVAYSFGEVFVNQDDEVIVTEMEHHSNIVPWQLLCERKGAKLKVLPFNDAGELELDKLPELITPKTRIITVTHVSNTLGTVNPIAEIVRIAHSHNIPVLVDGAQGVKHGIVDVQEIDADFYAFSGHKIYGPTGIGVLYGKEEWLERMVPWQGGGDMISTVTFEKTTYNELPFKFEAGTANYIGAAGLASALEYYMNFGREKATAYEDELLKYATKRLKEIDGLTIYGNATKKAAIVSFLLKDIHPYDTGMILDKMGIAVRTGNHCTQPVIDHYRIDGTVRASFAFYNTFEEIDILVDALAKVKEMFG; encoded by the coding sequence ATGGAAACTAATTCAGCAAACAACCAGCAACCATCAAATATTAACATTAAAACACTTCGGGCTGATTTCCCCATTCTTTCACGTGAGGTTTATGGGAAGCCTCTTGTTTACCTCGATAATGGTGCCACAACACAGAAACCAACCTGTGTGCTAAAAACCATAGAAAAGTTCTATAATCAGATAAACTCAAACATACATCGCGGGGTTCATAGGCTAAGCGATGAATCTACACAGGAGTATGAGAATGCTCGCGAGGTGGTTCGTAAATTTCTTAATGCACGAAAAACGTCCGAAATAATTTTTACTTCTGGAACCACAGCATCCATAAACCTGGTAGCGTATTCCTTTGGCGAGGTGTTTGTAAACCAGGATGATGAGGTGATAGTAACCGAGATGGAGCACCATTCCAATATTGTTCCTTGGCAGTTACTTTGCGAGCGTAAGGGTGCCAAGCTAAAAGTTCTTCCATTTAACGATGCTGGTGAACTTGAGCTAGATAAACTTCCGGAACTTATCACACCTAAAACCAGGATTATTACAGTTACCCATGTATCGAATACCCTGGGTACGGTTAATCCCATAGCTGAAATAGTGCGCATAGCGCATAGCCACAATATTCCTGTTCTGGTTGATGGCGCTCAGGGGGTTAAACATGGCATTGTTGATGTTCAGGAAATCGATGCCGACTTTTACGCCTTTTCAGGCCACAAGATTTACGGTCCTACAGGCATTGGCGTGCTGTATGGCAAGGAGGAGTGGCTCGAACGTATGGTACCATGGCAGGGAGGCGGCGATATGATATCGACCGTAACCTTTGAGAAAACCACCTATAACGAGCTCCCATTCAAGTTTGAGGCCGGTACGGCAAACTACATTGGTGCTGCCGGTTTAGCCTCCGCACTGGAGTACTACATGAATTTTGGCCGTGAAAAGGCCACTGCCTACGAGGACGAGCTGCTAAAATACGCTACAAAGCGTTTAAAGGAAATTGATGGGCTAACCATATATGGAAATGCAACCAAAAAGGCTGCCATTGTATCGTTCCTTCTAAAAGATATTCACCCCTACGACACCGGAATGATTCTCGATAAAATGGGCATTGCCGTACGAACCGGCAACCACTGCACGCAACCGGTAATTGACCACTACCGAATTGATGGAACCGTCCGCGCTTCATTTGCATTCTATAATACCTTTGAAGAGATTGACATCCTTGTTGATGCGCTTGCCAAGGTAAAGGAAATGTTTGGATAA
- the sufC gene encoding Fe-S cluster assembly ATPase SufC has translation MLTIKDLHAKINDKEILKGINLEVKAGEVHAIMGPNGSGKSTLASVLTGRELVEVTHGSITFNGKDLLEMAPEVRSREGIFLSFQYPVEIPGVSMVNFMKAAVNEHRKHRGLEPLSASDFLKLMRERKELVEIDSALTNRSVNEGFSGGEKKKNEIFQMAMLEPKLAILDETDSGLDIDALRVVANGVNKLKRPDNAVVVITHYQRLLDYIVPDYVHILYNGRIVKSSGKELALELEEKGYDWIKNGENI, from the coding sequence ATGCTAACAATCAAAGATTTACACGCAAAGATAAACGATAAGGAAATTCTCAAGGGTATTAACCTTGAGGTAAAGGCTGGCGAGGTTCATGCCATAATGGGACCAAACGGCTCAGGAAAAAGTACTTTAGCATCGGTTCTAACCGGTCGCGAGCTGGTTGAGGTTACTCATGGTAGCATCACCTTTAATGGCAAGGATCTGCTTGAGATGGCCCCAGAAGTTCGTTCGCGCGAAGGAATTTTCCTTAGCTTTCAGTATCCAGTTGAGATTCCAGGCGTAAGCATGGTCAACTTTATGAAAGCTGCTGTTAATGAGCATCGTAAACATCGTGGTTTGGAACCGCTTTCGGCTTCCGATTTTCTTAAGCTAATGCGCGAACGTAAGGAGCTAGTTGAGATTGACTCAGCTCTAACAAACCGCTCGGTTAATGAGGGCTTCTCCGGTGGCGAAAAGAAAAAGAACGAAATCTTTCAAATGGCCATGCTGGAACCAAAACTTGCCATTCTCGACGAAACCGACTCGGGTCTCGATATCGATGCCCTTCGCGTGGTGGCAAACGGGGTAAATAAGCTTAAACGTCCCGACAATGCTGTTGTTGTTATCACTCACTATCAACGACTTCTCGATTATATTGTGCCCGATTATGTGCATATCCTTTACAACGGTAGAATAGTTAAAAGTTCTGGTAAGGAGCTTGCCCTTGAGCTCGAAGAAAAGGGATACGATTGGATTAAAAATGGTGAGAACATTTAG
- the sufD gene encoding Fe-S cluster assembly protein SufD: MSEKTKTLPIHEELVDLYLNNLDLITEGSADLLNQHREEAIQHFKLLGIPTTKNEKYKYSKIDNLFTYDYEKYFAPKKITFNVDDIFRCDIPELDTHLALVLNGFYLSKTEKITTLPSGVIIGSIAEAAKRYPEYFKNRYNTLAENDSDGLVALNTAFAQDGIFIYVPRNVAESKPIQIINLLMSNENQLVQYRNLIVVEEGAQANVLVCDHTLSPNRFLSNVVTEIFLGDNAQLEFVKMQNEHNDSAQLTHTYVLQQRDSRLKTNMLSLHGGFIRNNLSVELAGEGADAQTYGLYLTDRTQHTDNYTYIDHAVPNCTSNELYKGILDDQATGAFNGKIMVRRDAQKTQAYQSNNNLLLTADARMNTKPQLEIYADDVKCSHGATVGQLDMEALFYMRARGIGEREAKLLLMFGFVHEVVKQISIDTLRERIDDMVNKRLRGELSRCHNCPMHCC; encoded by the coding sequence ATGTCCGAAAAAACAAAAACTTTACCTATACACGAGGAGCTGGTCGACCTTTACCTGAATAACCTCGATTTGATTACCGAGGGAAGTGCCGATTTGCTAAATCAGCATCGCGAAGAGGCCATCCAGCATTTTAAATTGTTGGGTATTCCCACCACTAAGAACGAAAAGTATAAGTATTCAAAGATTGATAATCTTTTCACTTACGACTACGAAAAATACTTTGCTCCCAAAAAGATAACCTTTAATGTTGATGATATCTTTAGGTGCGATATTCCTGAGCTAGATACCCACTTAGCCCTGGTTCTTAACGGCTTTTATCTTTCTAAGACCGAAAAGATAACCACTTTACCCTCTGGTGTAATTATTGGTAGCATAGCAGAGGCAGCCAAACGTTACCCCGAATACTTTAAAAATCGATATAACACCTTAGCCGAGAACGATTCCGATGGTCTTGTTGCTTTGAATACGGCTTTTGCTCAGGATGGAATCTTCATTTATGTTCCTCGCAATGTTGCAGAGAGCAAACCCATCCAGATTATAAACCTGTTGATGTCAAATGAGAATCAGCTGGTTCAGTATCGTAATTTAATTGTGGTTGAGGAGGGTGCTCAGGCCAATGTGCTGGTTTGCGACCATACCCTTTCGCCTAACCGTTTCCTCTCTAATGTGGTAACCGAAATCTTTCTGGGTGATAACGCCCAGCTTGAGTTTGTGAAGATGCAGAACGAGCACAACGACTCTGCGCAGCTAACTCATACCTATGTTCTCCAGCAGCGCGATTCACGTCTAAAAACTAATATGCTATCGCTTCACGGAGGTTTTATTCGCAATAACCTGTCTGTTGAGCTGGCAGGTGAAGGTGCCGATGCGCAAACCTATGGCCTATACCTGACTGACAGAACTCAGCATACCGATAACTATACCTATATCGATCATGCCGTTCCCAACTGTACCAGCAATGAGTTGTATAAGGGAATCCTCGACGATCAAGCTACTGGTGCCTTTAATGGTAAGATTATGGTTAGGCGCGATGCACAGAAAACACAAGCCTACCAATCGAATAACAATCTGTTGCTTACCGCCGATGCACGAATGAATACTAAACCACAGCTAGAGATCTATGCCGATGATGTAAAATGCTCACATGGCGCTACGGTTGGTCAGCTCGATATGGAAGCACTTTTCTATATGCGTGCACGTGGGATTGGCGAACGCGAAGCAAAGCTACTACTCATGTTTGGCTTTGTTCACGAGGTGGTTAAGCAGATATCTATTGACACACTGAGGGAACGTATCGACGATATGGTGAATAAACGCCTCCGCGGTGAGCTGTCGCGTTGCCATAACTGTCCAATGCATTGTTGTTAA
- a CDS encoding four helix bundle protein, with protein MDYQELEVWKKTNDLVNLVYNYADNIPSSELLGLILQIRRAAISIPSNIAVGIVRVLAKEFI; from the coding sequence ATGGATTATCAAGAACTTGAAGTGTGGAAGAAAACCAACGATTTGGTAAATCTTGTTTATAATTACGCTGATAATATTCCTTCAAGTGAGCTGCTCGGATTAATACTTCAAATCCGTCGTGCTGCAATATCTATCCCCTCAAATATTGCAGTGGGAATAGTACGTGTGCTTGCAAAGGAATTCATCTAA
- the sufB gene encoding Fe-S cluster assembly protein SufB, translating into MAEEQDKILEEVTGSEYKFGFVTDIETETIPKGLNEDVIRLISKKKGEPEWMLEFRLKAYRHWLTMEMPQWAHLQIPEINYQDIIYYAAPKQKAKLNSLDEVDPEIKATFDKLGIPLEEQKMLSGVAVDAVMDSTSVKTTFRETLAEQGIIFCSMSEAIREHPDLVKKYLASVVPVTDNYFAALNSAVFSDGSFCYIPKGVRCPMELSTYFRINASNTGQFERTLIVADDDSYVSYLEGCTAPMRDENQLHAAVVEIVALENAEVKYSTVQNWYPGDKDGKGGIYNFVTKRGICKGKNSKISWTQVETGSAITWKYPSCILLGDNSYGEFYSVAVTNNHQQADTGTKMIHIGKNTKSRIVSKGISAGFSNNSYRGLVKVLKGAENARNFSQCDSLLLGDKCGAHTFPYLEVDNPTAIVEHEATTSKIGEDQIFYCNQRGLSTEDAVGLIINGYAKEVLNKLPMEFAVEAQKLLQISLEGSVG; encoded by the coding sequence ATGGCAGAAGAACAGGATAAAATTCTGGAAGAGGTAACAGGATCCGAGTATAAATTTGGATTTGTTACCGATATTGAAACCGAAACCATTCCCAAAGGGCTCAACGAAGATGTTATACGGCTGATTTCGAAGAAAAAAGGTGAGCCTGAATGGATGTTGGAATTCCGGCTTAAGGCCTATCGCCACTGGCTAACCATGGAAATGCCTCAATGGGCACACTTGCAGATTCCTGAGATAAACTACCAGGATATAATTTACTATGCAGCACCAAAACAGAAGGCAAAATTGAATAGTCTTGATGAGGTAGACCCCGAGATTAAAGCCACCTTCGATAAGCTGGGAATTCCGCTTGAAGAACAGAAAATGCTTTCGGGTGTAGCCGTTGACGCTGTAATGGACAGCACATCGGTTAAGACTACCTTCCGTGAAACCCTAGCCGAGCAGGGCATTATTTTTTGCTCCATGAGCGAAGCAATTAGGGAGCATCCCGATTTGGTGAAAAAATATCTTGCATCGGTTGTCCCTGTTACCGATAACTACTTTGCAGCGTTAAACTCGGCAGTGTTTAGCGATGGCTCATTCTGCTACATCCCCAAGGGGGTGCGCTGTCCCATGGAGCTAAGCACTTATTTCCGTATTAATGCTTCAAATACAGGGCAGTTTGAGCGCACTCTTATTGTTGCCGACGACGATAGCTACGTTTCCTACCTTGAGGGATGTACCGCGCCAATGCGCGACGAGAACCAGCTGCATGCAGCTGTAGTTGAAATTGTTGCCCTTGAGAATGCTGAGGTTAAGTACTCTACCGTTCAAAACTGGTACCCTGGCGATAAGGATGGTAAAGGTGGAATCTATAACTTTGTTACAAAACGAGGAATTTGTAAGGGTAAGAATAGTAAGATTTCATGGACTCAGGTAGAAACAGGTTCCGCTATTACCTGGAAGTATCCAAGTTGTATTCTTTTAGGTGACAACTCTTACGGTGAGTTCTATTCGGTTGCTGTAACCAACAACCACCAACAGGCTGATACGGGAACCAAGATGATACATATCGGTAAGAACACTAAAAGTCGTATTGTATCAAAGGGTATCTCTGCTGGATTTAGCAACAATAGCTACAGGGGATTGGTTAAGGTTTTGAAGGGGGCAGAGAATGCTCGCAACTTCTCGCAATGCGATTCATTGTTGCTTGGCGATAAATGTGGAGCTCACACATTCCCTTACCTTGAGGTGGATAACCCAACTGCAATTGTTGAGCATGAGGCTACAACCTCAAAAATTGGCGAAGATCAAATTTTCTACTGTAACCAACGTGGTCTCTCAACCGAAGACGCAGTGGGGCTTATTATTAACGGTTACGCCAAGGAGGTGCTCAACAAGCTCCCCATGGAATTCGCCGTTGAAGCCCAAAAGCTACTTCAAATCAGCCTAGAAGGAAGTGTGGGGTAA
- a CDS encoding T9SS type B sorting domain-containing protein: MKRLRNILFLLIFSVSAFTLSAQEQADLPMACIGHTERYGVKGFNGISDFDWTITDPDGNVLQQGTDYTLLARGDSIDIFWREGMKGGIYTLTVVEHTDYGCTGSPYSVNVVLNTPEIFIPITNNIPDEVGICFGDIATLDPGEGFINYLWQDGSTNQVYYTGESGTYVVRLVDATNSCSYDVADVVVHPLPEVDLGNDTSLMVTQTLELDVYNPDFTIYDWSTGAITPSITVDGQSGDQLIWVKVTDANGCSNSDSIQITATDFSRLRIPAAFTPNKDGVNDYWDFPAPYDGKDLREFISSVNVKVFNRWGKLVWSHKGAYQPWDGKDLNGKELPMDSYHYIIEFTVGQKKYEYKGSVTIIR, from the coding sequence TTGAAAAGGTTGCGTAACATACTATTCCTACTTATTTTTTCTGTTTCGGCATTTACCCTTTCTGCTCAGGAACAAGCCGATTTACCCATGGCCTGTATTGGGCATACCGAACGTTATGGAGTTAAAGGTTTTAATGGAATCTCCGATTTCGACTGGACCATAACCGACCCCGATGGTAATGTTCTTCAGCAAGGCACCGACTATACTCTTCTGGCGCGAGGCGATTCTATCGACATCTTCTGGCGCGAGGGGATGAAGGGTGGTATCTACACCCTTACTGTGGTTGAACATACCGATTACGGTTGTACTGGCAGCCCATACTCCGTTAATGTTGTTCTTAACACCCCTGAAATTTTTATCCCTATAACAAACAATATTCCTGATGAGGTTGGAATATGTTTTGGTGATATTGCAACACTTGATCCTGGTGAAGGATTTATTAACTACTTATGGCAGGATGGAAGCACAAATCAGGTTTACTACACAGGTGAATCAGGTACTTACGTTGTGCGTTTAGTTGATGCAACCAACAGTTGTTCCTATGATGTAGCCGACGTAGTAGTTCATCCTTTACCTGAGGTTGACTTGGGCAACGATACCAGCCTTATGGTTACACAAACCCTTGAGCTGGATGTTTACAACCCTGACTTTACCATCTACGATTGGAGTACTGGCGCCATTACGCCAAGTATAACAGTCGATGGCCAAAGCGGCGACCAGCTTATTTGGGTTAAGGTTACCGATGCGAATGGTTGTTCAAACTCCGATTCCATACAGATTACTGCTACCGACTTCTCAAGACTTAGAATACCTGCTGCATTTACACCCAATAAGGATGGCGTTAACGATTACTGGGACTTCCCTGCACCTTACGATGGAAAAGATCTGCGCGAGTTTATTTCCAGCGTTAACGTTAAGGTATTTAACCGTTGGGGTAAACTGGTTTGGAGCCATAAGGGCGCATACCAACCGTGGGATGGCAAGGATTTGAATGGTAAGGAGTTGCCAATGGATTCATATCACTATATCATTGAATTCACAGTGGGACAAAAGAAATATGAGTACAAGGGAAGCGTGACAATAATAAGGTAA